The proteins below come from a single Arthrobacter crystallopoietes genomic window:
- a CDS encoding dynamin family protein, with amino-acid sequence MAELVKLVEQSIALAADADRADLRRRLEQTRRRVLDPNVRVIVVGEFKQGKSKLINALVNAPVCPVDDDIATSVPTVVRHGDPASATIMVPREGSPDGDGEPELERRQVPIEELAGYVSENGNPGNRRRLAAAEVSLPRKLLSGGLTLVDSPGVGGLNSTHSFTTLTALPTADAMLLVSDASQEYTEPEIRFLRQAMRICPNVACVLSKTDLYPHWRQVAELDRGHLDNVGPDIPLLPVSSELRLHAARHNDNELNAESGFPALVTYLRQEVLGQAERLQRRSVAHDLLSSTEHLRLSLQSELSALQNPEGTPQMIAELEAAKERADVQRQRSARWQTTLNDGVSDLIADMEHDLRDRLRSIQRDAEQAIDAADPGPVWEQFTEWLEQRVASAVSDTFVWTNERAQWLSGQVAEHFAQDEVPLPVLQVDDTDDVLDPVVPVPTLDPGRLGPMQKILIGMRGSYGGVLMFGLLTGIVGMSLINPLSVGAGLLLGGKAYREDKEARLKRRQNEAKTLVRRQIDEVVFQVGKQLKDRLRLVQRATRDHFTEIAEEHHRSLSDSVLAAQKAAASYTLEREQRIRDIKAALKRVEALRQQAQTLEAKPVPAGRA; translated from the coding sequence ATGGCAGAGCTGGTTAAGCTCGTGGAACAGAGCATCGCCTTGGCAGCGGATGCCGATCGGGCGGATCTGCGCCGCAGGCTGGAGCAAACCCGCCGGAGGGTGCTCGATCCGAATGTCCGCGTCATCGTCGTCGGTGAGTTCAAGCAGGGCAAGAGCAAACTGATCAACGCGCTCGTCAACGCCCCCGTCTGCCCGGTCGACGACGATATCGCCACCTCCGTGCCGACTGTGGTCCGGCACGGGGACCCGGCCTCCGCCACCATCATGGTCCCTCGGGAGGGCAGTCCGGACGGCGACGGCGAACCGGAACTCGAGCGCCGCCAGGTGCCCATCGAGGAGCTGGCCGGCTACGTGTCCGAGAACGGCAACCCCGGCAACCGCCGGCGCCTTGCCGCCGCTGAGGTCTCCCTGCCGCGGAAGCTTCTCTCCGGCGGTCTGACTCTGGTGGACTCCCCCGGGGTAGGCGGCCTGAATTCGACCCATTCGTTCACCACCCTGACAGCACTGCCGACGGCGGACGCCATGCTGCTGGTCTCCGACGCCTCGCAGGAGTACACCGAGCCGGAGATCCGGTTCCTGCGACAAGCCATGCGAATCTGTCCCAACGTGGCCTGCGTACTCTCCAAAACAGACCTGTACCCGCACTGGCGGCAGGTCGCGGAACTGGACCGGGGCCACCTGGATAATGTCGGTCCGGACATCCCGCTGCTGCCTGTCTCCTCCGAACTGCGCCTGCACGCTGCCCGGCATAACGACAATGAACTCAACGCCGAGTCCGGCTTTCCCGCGCTCGTGACCTACCTGCGCCAGGAAGTCCTTGGCCAGGCCGAACGGCTCCAGCGCCGTTCCGTCGCACACGACTTGCTCTCCAGCACCGAACACCTGCGCCTGTCGCTGCAATCCGAACTCAGCGCGCTTCAAAACCCGGAAGGCACCCCGCAGATGATCGCCGAGCTGGAAGCGGCCAAGGAACGCGCCGACGTGCAGCGCCAGCGTTCGGCGCGCTGGCAGACAACGCTCAACGACGGCGTCAGCGACCTCATCGCCGATATGGAACACGACCTGCGCGACCGCCTGCGCAGCATTCAGCGCGATGCCGAACAGGCCATCGATGCAGCAGACCCGGGACCGGTCTGGGAACAGTTCACCGAGTGGCTGGAACAACGCGTCGCCTCCGCCGTCTCGGACACATTCGTCTGGACCAACGAACGCGCACAATGGCTCTCCGGGCAGGTCGCCGAGCACTTCGCTCAGGACGAAGTGCCCCTGCCGGTCCTCCAGGTCGATGACACCGACGACGTGCTCGACCCGGTCGTTCCCGTCCCGACACTGGACCCCGGCAGGCTTGGCCCGATGCAGAAAATCCTCATTGGAATGCGCGGCTCCTACGGCGGCGTGCTCATGTTCGGCCTGCTCACCGGCATCGTCGGCATGTCGCTGATCAACCCGCTCTCCGTCGGCGCGGGCCTGCTGCTCGGCGGCAAAGCCTATCGCGAAGACAAGGAAGCCCGGCTCAAACGCCGCCAAAACGAGGCGAAGACGCTGGTGCGAAGGCAAATTGACGAAGTCGTCTTCCAAGTCGGCAAACAGCTCAAAGACCGGCTCCGGCTGGTCCAGCGCGCCACCCGGGACCACTTCACCGAGATCGCCGAGGAACACCACCGCTCCCTGTCGGACTCCGTGCTCGCCGCGCAAAAAGCCGCGGCCAGCTACACGCTCGAACGCGAACAGCGTATCCGGGACATCAAGGCCGCGCTCAAGCGCGTGGAGGCACTGCGCCAACAGGCACAGACCCTGGAGGCAAAGCCCGTCCCGGCCGGACGCGCATGA
- a CDS encoding IniB N-terminal domain-containing protein has protein sequence MPTLANTLLEFIMNLLRDPDAAHAFREDPERELEHAGLSDVCSEDVDAVMPVVLDFAPVGVGASFDREYNTGDNSSRIDHNNPDSDGGNNNGGGGGGGGRDWNNDNDNDNDNHRPDRDNDDDHGHHRDDDDDHGHAVQQLTHIVNEYSYTSTVDDRDTINDQSVNQNIWADGDVNQWFDNDAVIASGDDSVAAGDDANVANGDDSIAAGGDVDQDNSEDNSTNVDVKADGNADVEIGSEDTTVIGSFNEDNDGIDGDHNEIGNEDNDGIDGDHNDVGNEDNDGIDGNNNHVDVDKTDVNVEIEDSYQDNDGIDGNNNIVGNEDSFQDNDGIDGNNNEVGNEETHLDNVGNETNTEITFEDNDGIDGNNNEVGNEETHLNDVGNEETNLNNVGNEFDLEAEFTNIEDNVIVTDNDDNEVEEGSSLVED, from the coding sequence ATGCCTACACTTGCGAACACCCTTCTTGAATTCATCATGAACCTGCTCCGGGATCCTGATGCGGCGCACGCCTTCCGCGAGGATCCCGAGCGGGAGCTGGAGCATGCGGGCCTCAGCGACGTTTGCTCGGAAGATGTCGACGCCGTTATGCCGGTAGTCCTGGACTTTGCTCCGGTTGGCGTCGGCGCCTCCTTCGACCGCGAGTACAACACCGGGGATAACTCCTCGCGGATCGACCACAACAATCCGGACAGTGACGGGGGAAACAACAACGGCGGCGGCGGTGGTGGCGGCGGCCGTGACTGGAACAACGACAACGACAACGACAACGACAACCACCGTCCGGACCGGGATAACGACGACGACCACGGCCATCATCGGGACGACGATGACGACCACGGCCACGCCGTCCAGCAGTTGACCCACATCGTCAACGAGTATTCCTACACCTCCACGGTGGACGACCGGGACACCATCAACGACCAGTCCGTGAACCAGAACATCTGGGCTGACGGCGACGTCAACCAGTGGTTCGACAACGACGCCGTCATCGCCTCCGGTGACGACTCCGTGGCTGCCGGCGATGACGCGAACGTGGCCAACGGCGATGATTCCATCGCTGCCGGCGGCGATGTTGACCAGGACAACTCCGAGGACAACTCCACCAACGTCGACGTCAAGGCGGACGGCAACGCCGACGTCGAAATCGGCAGCGAGGACACCACCGTCATCGGCTCGTTCAACGAGGACAACGACGGCATCGACGGCGACCACAACGAAATCGGCAACGAGGACAACGACGGCATCGACGGTGACCACAACGATGTCGGCAACGAGGACAACGACGGTATCGACGGCAACAACAACCATGTTGATGTCGACAAGACCGATGTGAATGTCGAGATCGAGGACTCCTACCAGGACAACGACGGCATTGACGGCAACAACAACATCGTTGGCAATGAGGATTCCTTCCAGGACAACGACGGCATCGATGGCAACAACAACGAAGTCGGCAACGAAGAGACCCACCTCGACAACGTCGGTAACGAAACCAACACCGAGATCACGTTCGAGGACAACGACGGCATCGATGGCAACAACAACGAAGTCGGCAACGAGGAAACTCACCTCAACGACGTCGGTAACGAAGAAACCAACCTCAACAATGTCGGCAACGAATTCGACCTTGAAGCCGAATTCACCAACATCGAAGACAACGTGATCGTTACGGACAACGATGACAACGAGGTCGAGGAAGGCAGTTCGCTCGTCGAAGACTGA
- a CDS encoding LuxR family transcriptional regulator — protein sequence METSLAGIGSCPLRPTVAASFLAEVAAAPESRLLAGIVGAGGTGKTVLLDDLEAQYRVMGLHVLRNCVDLSPTDLELCRVDARSAVLVDDAHEFSDTALAQLGSLIEERDVNLVVAYRPWPQPAGLRRLSATLEQHHAPVVLGPLSSEEIRARAAEVLEAAPATSLVDKLAEATAGMPWLVHLVMEAIGQHGSSVLSEPLHARGLMEQLGYELGKIDGGLSDLLLALSVGFDLAGQIPPALDQAGESLDHLVIRARAAGLLRGDGKLVPLVRQAVLAAMPPYRVHEAQRALVDALTAEGRSLGEVARGLARGGLRDPRIARALEREGDNVLAGQPALASALYDEAGAAGSDELATAARRAQAASAVGDLDGAGRILDNLLSSQDAPDLVRGVDVAAATWAQRGMLARSAEVYRWLGADRAGPSAALAAVAMIGTGDRDGAETMLKSCGPSGSPTLGAVAVGLMGEGISASIAAQPDRALPALIRASDMMTASGNSIPLPDVPAALAALVALHSGEPAVADSVLDDALAGEQAGPAARPRLLLLRAWTAMQLDRPDRARAAIAEAAACEGGLAPRDELLFDALEVGLARRTDDTAALVHAWQRARERILHVSVDLYSLLPFGELAVAAARLRDSARLEPQLAEARALLERLGDPPLWSIPLRWHAVQAAILAERPSDLAPHASALVRASGNNHLASVLAAAGRSWVAVLSGHIDVDAVEAAARALASVGLTWDGARLAGHAAPRADERKDMARLLACARDLHPGSVVSVSAETEPVPTLPAIRPAVRPSAGQPAAAASEGTVLSAREREVARLVLEGKTYREIGAAIFISPRTAEHHIARIRRRLGAATRSELLAQLRLLLGEEASGPP from the coding sequence GTGGAGACAAGTCTTGCGGGCATCGGATCGTGCCCGCTTCGCCCTACTGTTGCTGCCTCTTTTCTGGCCGAGGTAGCTGCTGCCCCGGAATCGCGGTTGCTGGCCGGTATCGTCGGTGCCGGCGGAACCGGGAAAACCGTCCTGCTGGACGACCTTGAGGCACAGTACCGCGTCATGGGCCTCCATGTTCTGCGCAATTGCGTGGACCTCAGCCCGACGGATCTCGAGCTCTGCAGGGTCGATGCGCGCAGTGCGGTACTGGTCGATGATGCCCATGAGTTCAGTGATACCGCTTTGGCCCAGCTTGGCTCGCTGATCGAGGAGCGGGACGTGAACCTGGTGGTGGCGTACCGGCCCTGGCCGCAGCCGGCCGGATTACGGCGTCTGTCCGCCACTTTGGAGCAGCACCACGCACCGGTGGTCCTCGGTCCGCTGTCCAGCGAGGAGATCCGCGCGCGGGCTGCGGAAGTGCTGGAGGCTGCCCCCGCGACGTCGCTCGTGGACAAGCTGGCGGAGGCTACCGCCGGCATGCCCTGGCTGGTGCATCTGGTTATGGAAGCGATCGGCCAGCATGGCAGCAGCGTCTTGTCTGAACCGCTCCATGCACGCGGTCTGATGGAGCAGCTTGGCTACGAACTCGGCAAGATCGACGGCGGGCTGTCCGACCTGCTGCTTGCCCTGAGTGTCGGTTTCGATCTCGCAGGGCAAATTCCGCCAGCCCTGGACCAGGCCGGGGAAAGCCTCGACCATCTGGTCATCAGGGCGCGGGCCGCGGGTCTGCTGCGCGGAGACGGGAAGCTGGTCCCACTGGTGCGCCAGGCCGTGCTGGCGGCGATGCCGCCGTACCGGGTCCACGAAGCGCAGCGGGCTCTGGTGGATGCCCTTACCGCGGAGGGACGTTCACTCGGCGAGGTCGCCCGCGGACTGGCGCGCGGCGGATTGAGGGACCCACGAATCGCCCGTGCCTTGGAGCGCGAGGGCGATAACGTGCTGGCCGGGCAGCCCGCGCTCGCCTCTGCCCTCTATGACGAAGCGGGAGCCGCCGGCTCCGACGAACTTGCCACCGCGGCTCGCCGGGCCCAGGCCGCCTCTGCCGTCGGCGACCTTGACGGCGCCGGCCGGATACTGGACAACCTGCTCTCCAGCCAAGACGCACCAGACCTCGTCCGCGGGGTGGACGTAGCCGCCGCCACCTGGGCACAGCGCGGCATGCTGGCACGCAGCGCGGAAGTTTACCGGTGGCTTGGAGCGGACAGGGCCGGGCCATCGGCTGCGCTCGCCGCGGTGGCGATGATCGGCACCGGCGACCGCGACGGCGCCGAAACCATGCTCAAGTCGTGCGGACCAAGCGGTTCGCCCACGCTCGGCGCTGTCGCCGTCGGGCTCATGGGGGAGGGGATCAGCGCGTCCATTGCGGCGCAGCCGGACCGCGCCCTGCCCGCGCTGATCCGGGCTTCGGACATGATGACGGCGTCCGGCAACAGCATTCCGCTCCCGGACGTCCCAGCGGCGCTGGCTGCGCTGGTAGCACTGCACAGCGGCGAACCGGCCGTGGCCGACTCCGTTTTGGACGATGCCTTGGCCGGAGAGCAGGCCGGCCCGGCGGCTCGTCCCAGGCTGTTGCTACTGCGCGCGTGGACCGCCATGCAACTTGACCGTCCGGACCGGGCCCGTGCCGCCATCGCCGAGGCCGCTGCCTGCGAGGGCGGACTCGCACCCCGGGATGAACTGTTGTTCGACGCATTGGAGGTTGGTCTGGCCCGCCGGACCGATGACACCGCTGCCCTCGTCCACGCCTGGCAGCGCGCCCGCGAGCGGATCCTGCATGTCTCGGTGGACCTTTACAGCCTGCTGCCCTTCGGTGAACTGGCCGTCGCGGCCGCGCGGCTGCGTGATTCGGCCCGGCTGGAGCCGCAGCTCGCCGAGGCCCGGGCGTTGCTGGAGCGTCTCGGCGATCCTCCGCTGTGGTCAATTCCGCTGCGCTGGCATGCTGTCCAGGCCGCCATCCTGGCGGAGCGGCCGTCGGATCTTGCGCCCCATGCCTCGGCGCTGGTCCGTGCCTCCGGGAATAACCATCTGGCTTCTGTACTCGCGGCCGCCGGACGGTCCTGGGTAGCAGTCCTCTCCGGCCATATCGACGTAGACGCGGTCGAAGCTGCGGCACGCGCTCTGGCCTCGGTCGGGCTGACCTGGGACGGCGCCCGGTTGGCCGGCCATGCCGCCCCGCGTGCCGACGAGCGCAAGGACATGGCCAGGCTGCTCGCCTGCGCCCGGGACCTTCATCCCGGATCCGTGGTCTCGGTCAGCGCGGAAACCGAGCCCGTTCCCACGTTGCCGGCGATCCGGCCAGCAGTTCGGCCTTCGGCAGGGCAGCCGGCCGCCGCCGCCTCGGAGGGTACGGTCCTGAGTGCCCGGGAGCGTGAGGTGGCCCGGCTGGTGCTGGAAGGCAAAACGTACCGGGAAATCGGCGCCGCCATCTTCATTTCACCCCGCACTGCCGAACACCATATCGCCAGGATCCGTCGCCGGTTGGGCGCCGCCACCCGCTCGGAGTTGCTGGCGCAACTGCGGTTGCTCCTCGGCGAGGAAGCGTCCGGTCCTCCCTAA
- a CDS encoding Hsp70 family protein: MTFVLGIDIGTSFSAAAVARLDGAGQPAPQVLNLGVRGGAVPSVIFLGEDGQVLVGEAAERRGTTHPDRLVREFKRRVGDAVPIVVGELCVAPEDIVATMARWVVDRAQEREGEPPAAVAIAHPASWGGYKRDLIRQALAGVGLSDVTLVSEPEAAAVHYASQERVDEGSTIAVYDLGGGTFDAAVLQKSSAETFRTLGRPEGIERLGGADFDDAVFRHVASCAADALAGLDTSDPGVLMALARLRRECTEAKEALSTDSEASIPVLLPGGQSQIRLVRSEFEAMIDDGVQTTIEALKRAMQAAGTDAEDLSAILLIGGSSRIPLVAQLLSAEFNRPIAIDADPKASISLGAAFSAAAMLAPAAAEAEGGPDSPAAPGEVSAGRAAARETAGHGQGFGADTGTGAPVASVKPAHPRTGARMTAVAAAVATLTILTATAAQSPAEMNSLAAGATGAQAPEEEGEAGTASPPGGAAGPQGSGAGGPAEIPVLDGSGGTPITDNWQATDVDGDTVAGTVPADGTSGAVNNDGGRATPPKGSNPGANAARPDSSSSTTKPRTEGTGSSAPGPAAETSQTAQEPTSPAPQPEPPATGPAPTPPAQPPATQPPTTAEPPVTPAPDIPQTPVPEPPAPEQTAPAADPPAPAPPEPAPPAPTATEPAADPVPPAPAPEAPSTAPAPAPEG; the protein is encoded by the coding sequence ATGACCTTTGTACTTGGCATTGATATAGGCACGAGCTTTTCCGCCGCGGCGGTCGCGCGCCTGGACGGTGCAGGCCAGCCCGCGCCGCAGGTGCTGAACCTGGGCGTACGCGGCGGCGCGGTGCCATCGGTGATCTTCCTCGGCGAAGACGGCCAGGTCCTGGTTGGCGAGGCGGCCGAACGCCGCGGAACAACCCATCCGGACCGATTGGTACGTGAATTCAAGCGGCGTGTGGGCGATGCCGTCCCCATCGTTGTCGGCGAGCTGTGTGTGGCACCCGAGGATATCGTCGCCACCATGGCACGTTGGGTGGTCGACCGTGCCCAGGAGCGCGAGGGGGAACCGCCTGCCGCCGTCGCTATTGCGCATCCGGCCAGCTGGGGCGGCTATAAGAGGGACCTGATCCGGCAAGCCCTGGCAGGCGTGGGACTTTCAGACGTCACGCTGGTCAGCGAACCGGAGGCGGCGGCGGTCCACTACGCCTCGCAGGAACGGGTCGATGAAGGCAGCACCATTGCGGTCTACGACCTCGGCGGCGGGACGTTCGATGCCGCCGTGCTTCAGAAAAGCAGTGCGGAGACTTTCCGTACGTTGGGGCGTCCCGAGGGCATTGAACGCCTGGGCGGCGCCGATTTCGATGACGCTGTCTTCCGCCACGTTGCTTCCTGCGCAGCAGACGCTCTAGCCGGCCTCGATACCAGCGATCCAGGGGTGCTGATGGCGCTCGCGCGGCTCCGCCGGGAATGCACGGAGGCGAAGGAGGCCCTTTCCACGGATTCGGAGGCCTCCATCCCGGTACTTCTGCCGGGCGGCCAAAGCCAGATACGTTTGGTGCGCTCGGAGTTTGAAGCGATGATCGACGACGGCGTGCAAACGACCATTGAGGCGCTCAAGCGGGCGATGCAGGCGGCGGGCACTGATGCCGAAGACTTAAGCGCCATCCTCCTGATCGGCGGCTCTTCGCGCATCCCGCTCGTGGCCCAGTTGCTCTCGGCTGAATTCAACCGACCGATCGCTATCGACGCCGATCCCAAGGCCTCCATCTCGCTGGGCGCGGCGTTCTCGGCTGCGGCCATGCTGGCTCCGGCCGCTGCCGAAGCGGAGGGCGGTCCGGACAGTCCGGCCGCGCCCGGGGAGGTATCCGCAGGCCGAGCGGCCGCAAGGGAAACAGCTGGCCACGGCCAAGGCTTCGGGGCTGACACGGGGACAGGTGCGCCAGTGGCGTCCGTCAAACCGGCGCACCCGAGGACCGGCGCCCGGATGACGGCGGTAGCGGCAGCTGTCGCTACGCTGACCATCCTGACTGCCACAGCGGCCCAGAGCCCGGCGGAGATGAATTCGTTGGCGGCCGGGGCAACGGGGGCGCAGGCTCCGGAAGAGGAAGGCGAAGCAGGGACGGCATCACCGCCCGGCGGCGCTGCCGGACCACAGGGATCAGGCGCGGGTGGACCGGCAGAAATACCGGTCTTGGACGGCAGCGGCGGGACTCCGATCACTGATAACTGGCAGGCGACAGACGTCGACGGTGATACCGTCGCCGGGACGGTGCCCGCGGACGGGACCTCGGGAGCGGTAAATAACGACGGCGGCAGGGCCACACCGCCGAAGGGCTCCAACCCAGGCGCAAACGCAGCCCGACCGGACTCGTCGTCGAGTACAACGAAGCCTAGGACAGAGGGAACGGGCTCATCAGCTCCCGGACCAGCCGCCGAAACCAGCCAGACGGCACAAGAGCCGACCTCCCCGGCGCCGCAGCCGGAGCCGCCGGCAACCGGTCCCGCGCCGACACCGCCGGCCCAACCCCCAGCCACACAGCCGCCGACCACAGCCGAGCCGCCCGTCACGCCTGCTCCTGACATCCCGCAGACCCCGGTGCCCGAGCCACCCGCCCCTGAACAGACGGCTCCCGCCGCTGACCCGCCTGCCCCCGCACCTCCTGAACCTGCGCCGCCTGCGCCCACCGCGACCGAACCAGCAGCCGACCCGGTGCCGCCCGCGCCCGCTCCGGAAGCACCCTCGACCGCACCTGCTCCTGCGCCGGAAGGGTGA
- a CDS encoding PLD nuclease N-terminal domain-containing protein has translation MEYDQLIWLVCAGPFALCLSAGALVSVLRSDFPPGAKTAWACVVLLVPVLGAFLWLGAHRTPK, from the coding sequence ATGGAATATGACCAGCTGATCTGGCTTGTGTGTGCCGGCCCTTTTGCCCTCTGCCTCAGCGCAGGTGCGCTGGTCAGCGTGCTCCGCAGCGACTTCCCGCCCGGCGCCAAAACCGCCTGGGCCTGTGTGGTCCTCCTTGTCCCGGTCCTTGGTGCTTTCCTCTGGCTTGGGGCGCACCGCACTCCAAAGTAA
- a CDS encoding alcohol dehydrogenase catalytic domain-containing protein — MATSPAAAGLPGPKSAGLALARVSLEPGGVALVPHRPRAPRPDEVEVKVTLCGLSGADVVVYHADPAFDWVRSGTVLGHEAVGVVSAVGLLVPDWPAPGTRVVPVSMLSCGDCEECLAGRPQQCARPSTLGLNRDGTAARTALVPWQNLLAVPEGLPDTTAVLTEPTSVAWHAVATVGQIRPGDRVAVSTTRAVGLLAALIARSLGADVVMVGRSGPHHQQRQELAASLGLRSTTDPGPESVDVWIEASGSGKQLASAVEVLRPGGKLILVAMYATGARQTVNTLVGKELAVVTSYASTRPDFDDALAFLTTMPDLGERLITVYPIGQAVEALRLTAEGAPDDHGRPLVKAVLRM, encoded by the coding sequence ATGGCAACGTCACCAGCGGCCGCCGGCCTCCCTGGCCCAAAATCCGCTGGTCTCGCCCTCGCCCGGGTTAGCCTTGAACCGGGCGGCGTTGCCCTCGTCCCGCACCGGCCCCGCGCTCCGCGGCCCGACGAGGTGGAAGTCAAGGTAACGCTGTGCGGACTCTCCGGCGCCGACGTCGTTGTTTATCATGCCGATCCGGCCTTTGACTGGGTCCGTTCCGGCACGGTGCTCGGCCACGAAGCTGTGGGCGTGGTATCTGCCGTCGGCCTGCTGGTCCCGGATTGGCCGGCGCCGGGGACGCGCGTTGTTCCCGTATCCATGCTCAGCTGCGGCGACTGCGAAGAATGTCTGGCCGGCCGGCCGCAGCAGTGCGCCCGGCCCAGCACCCTGGGGCTCAACCGTGACGGAACGGCAGCGCGGACGGCCTTGGTTCCGTGGCAGAACCTGCTGGCGGTGCCGGAGGGCCTCCCGGATACGACGGCTGTACTCACCGAGCCCACGTCCGTCGCCTGGCATGCCGTCGCCACCGTGGGACAGATCCGTCCAGGTGACCGGGTGGCGGTCTCGACCACGCGGGCCGTTGGGCTGCTTGCTGCCCTGATTGCCCGGAGCCTGGGCGCCGACGTCGTGATGGTGGGGCGGTCCGGCCCCCACCATCAGCAACGGCAGGAACTGGCCGCGAGCCTCGGCCTGCGCAGCACCACCGACCCCGGGCCGGAGAGCGTTGATGTCTGGATCGAGGCGTCCGGTTCGGGCAAGCAGCTGGCTTCCGCCGTGGAGGTGCTCCGGCCGGGCGGCAAACTGATACTCGTGGCCATGTACGCCACGGGAGCCCGGCAGACGGTGAACACGCTCGTCGGCAAGGAGCTCGCCGTAGTGACCAGTTATGCCTCTACCCGCCCGGACTTTGACGATGCGCTCGCGTTCCTGACCACCATGCCGGACCTCGGCGAACGCCTGATCACCGTCTATCCGATAGGGCAGGCCGTGGAGGCGCTGCGCCTGACGGCAGAAGGGGCGCCTGACGATCATGGCCGCCCGCTGGTCAAAGCGGTGCTCCGGATGTGA
- a CDS encoding FadR/GntR family transcriptional regulator, producing the protein MNLSDSWTAGQPIVRVGAAEAVLRSLRAAIEEGKLPVGTKLSSEAALAQQYAVSRSVIREALRSCASLGLTVTRTGKGTFVISDRVASDLTLGQYSARELTEARPHIEVPAAGLAAERRSDEELAFLRDVVQSMCTEDDPEAWVSLDASFHSAIARASGNRVFESVVADIRDALAHQSETLNMVAGRQQKSDVEHRRILDAIEAGSAEEASAAMREHLAAVGVALDRLLNAN; encoded by the coding sequence GTGAACCTGTCAGACAGCTGGACAGCAGGACAGCCCATTGTCCGCGTCGGTGCCGCCGAGGCCGTACTGCGCTCCCTCCGCGCCGCCATTGAAGAAGGCAAGCTCCCGGTCGGCACCAAGCTCAGCTCCGAGGCCGCGCTGGCCCAGCAGTACGCCGTCAGCCGTTCCGTGATCCGCGAGGCGCTGCGGTCCTGCGCGTCCCTCGGGCTGACCGTGACGCGGACAGGCAAAGGCACCTTCGTGATCTCGGACCGTGTGGCCTCGGACCTCACTCTTGGCCAGTACTCCGCCCGGGAACTGACCGAGGCCCGCCCGCACATCGAAGTTCCGGCCGCCGGGCTGGCCGCCGAACGCCGGAGCGATGAGGAGCTCGCGTTCCTGCGGGACGTGGTCCAGTCGATGTGCACCGAGGATGATCCGGAAGCCTGGGTCAGCCTCGATGCCAGCTTCCATTCCGCCATCGCCCGCGCCAGCGGCAACCGCGTGTTCGAGTCGGTGGTGGCCGACATCCGCGACGCACTCGCCCACCAGTCCGAGACGCTGAACATGGTGGCCGGCCGCCAACAGAAATCCGATGTGGAGCACCGCCGCATCCTCGACGCCATCGAGGCGGGTTCCGCCGAGGAGGCCAGCGCCGCCATGCGCGAACATCTGGCCGCGGTGGGCGTCGCACTGGACCGGCTGCTGAACGCCAACTGA
- a CDS encoding asparaginase: protein MSQAEPGQPCAVPRPNHVPLAEQTRDGLVESVHYGSLIALDYDGGTRLSAGDPLALFYPRSSLKPLQAVAMVRAGLDLPPDLLALAAASHSGSGEHQEGAMRILQLHGLTEAALENTVDLPYGDAERQSWLRAGGEASQLAQNCSGKHAAMAATCVINGWPVAGYLDPEHPLQVAIAAVVLELTGEESPLTSTDGCGTPLFALTLRGMARAFGRLASARPDTAEAAVANAMMAHPEQVAGAGRDVTALMRLVPGLLAKDGFEGLQLVGLRDGRAVAVKISDGADRARMPVTLQALAALGLDGGLLQTLAPAPVLGGGRPVGELRAIDFSTSN, encoded by the coding sequence ATGTCCCAGGCTGAACCCGGCCAGCCCTGCGCCGTGCCCCGGCCAAACCATGTCCCGCTCGCCGAGCAGACCCGCGACGGACTGGTGGAAAGCGTCCACTATGGTTCCCTCATCGCCCTGGATTACGACGGCGGCACCCGGCTTTCTGCCGGCGACCCCCTTGCGCTGTTCTATCCGCGCTCCTCGCTCAAGCCCCTGCAGGCAGTGGCGATGGTCCGTGCCGGCCTGGATCTGCCGCCGGACCTGCTGGCCCTGGCCGCGGCGAGCCACTCGGGCTCCGGTGAGCATCAGGAAGGGGCGATGCGCATCCTCCAATTGCACGGCCTCACCGAAGCGGCGCTCGAGAATACGGTCGACCTGCCCTACGGGGATGCGGAGCGGCAGAGCTGGCTCCGCGCCGGCGGCGAAGCGTCGCAGCTGGCCCAGAACTGCTCGGGCAAACACGCCGCCATGGCGGCTACCTGCGTGATCAATGGCTGGCCGGTAGCCGGGTATCTCGATCCGGAACATCCGCTGCAGGTGGCGATTGCCGCCGTCGTTCTTGAGCTGACCGGCGAGGAATCCCCGCTGACCAGCACGGACGGTTGCGGCACGCCGCTCTTTGCCCTGACCCTGCGCGGCATGGCCCGCGCGTTTGGACGGCTTGCCTCCGCTAGGCCGGACACGGCCGAGGCCGCCGTGGCCAACGCGATGATGGCGCACCCGGAACAGGTCGCGGGTGCCGGGCGGGATGTCACCGCGCTGATGCGGCTGGTTCCCGGTTTGCTGGCCAAGGACGGTTTTGAGGGCCTGCAGCTGGTGGGGCTCCGCGACGGCCGTGCCGTCGCCGTCAAAATTTCGGACGGCGCCGACCGCGCCCGCATGCCGGTCACCCTCCAGGCGCTGGCAGCCCTGGGCCTCGACGGCGGCCTGCTGCAAACTCTTGCCCCCGCGCCCGTCCTGGGCGGCGGACGCCCGGTGGGAGAGCTCCGCGCCATCGATTTCAGCACCTCGAACTAA